From the genome of Nicotiana sylvestris chromosome 2, ASM39365v2, whole genome shotgun sequence, one region includes:
- the LOC138885727 gene encoding uncharacterized protein has protein sequence MEYLKNGKLPSDPKELRTLHMKDVQFTLAEDGTLYRRMFNGPLAKYLGPGDTDYVLREIHEGTCGNHSGAESLVHKIIRAGYYWADMEKETKEFVRKCDKSQRCSTEDIKGFFITKSLGLKAHVALFFP, from the exons atgGAATACCTAAAGAACGGGAAGCTTCCATCGGATCCTAAAGAATTGAGGACTCTGCACATGAAGGATGTACAGTTCACATTGGCCGAGGATGGAACACTGTATAGGAGAATGTTCAATGGACCGTTAGCAAAATATTTGGGACCAGGGGACACCGACTATGTTCTACGGGAAATTCACGAGGGCACTTGTGGAAATCACTCTGGTGCCGAATCATTGGTTCACAAAATCATCAGAGCAGGATACTACTGGGCCGATATGGAAAAGGAAACCAAAGAATTTGTTCGAAAGTGCGACAAATCTCAAAG GTGTTCAACCGAAGACATCAAAGGATTCTTCATCACAAAGtccttaggtctgaaagcacacgTTGCGCTCTTTTTCCCTTAG